A genome region from Nocardia sp. NBC_00565 includes the following:
- a CDS encoding dTDP-4-dehydrorhamnose 3,5-epimerase family protein, translated as MRIEQTDLADVLVLVPEPYRDDRGLFTRTFDAAEFDAHLDAPGTAATFGQDSQSRSARGVIRGMHGRSGRGEAKLVRCAHGAVHDVLIDIRPASPTFGRQRAFRLDDEEFRHLYVPPGFLHGFQALTTTADVCYRIDRAHDPAEDIGVAYDDPELAIAWPLPVTVVSARDRAAGSWRQLLTTVRAPQES; from the coding sequence GTGCGCATCGAACAGACCGATCTCGCGGACGTCCTGGTGCTGGTGCCCGAACCGTACCGGGATGACCGCGGGCTGTTCACCCGCACCTTCGACGCCGCGGAGTTCGACGCTCATCTCGACGCGCCGGGGACAGCCGCCACGTTCGGCCAGGATTCGCAATCCCGGTCGGCGCGCGGAGTGATCCGCGGTATGCACGGGCGATCGGGACGGGGTGAGGCGAAGTTGGTGCGCTGCGCGCACGGCGCGGTGCACGATGTGCTCATCGATATCCGGCCCGCATCGCCAACCTTCGGGCGGCAGCGGGCATTCCGGCTCGACGACGAGGAATTCCGGCACCTGTACGTGCCGCCGGGCTTCCTGCACGGCTTCCAGGCGCTCACCACGACCGCCGACGTCTGCTACCGGATCGATCGCGCGCACGATCCGGCCGAGGATATCGGCGTCGCCTACGACGATCCGGAGCTGGCCATCGCCTGGCCGCTGCCGGTCACCGTGGTCTCGGCCCGCGACCGGGCCGCGGGCAGTTGGCGACAGCTCCTCACGACTGTGCGGGCACCGCAGGAGAGCTGA